A window of Rosa rugosa chromosome 7, drRosRugo1.1, whole genome shotgun sequence genomic DNA:
GTCAACTTGATGCTTGTCAAGGGTTATTGTCGTAAGTTTTGGACCATGCATTTTCAAATTGTATGATTTCCAAATTTGTCGTGAGTCTTCAAATTTGTTTGCCATGAGTTTTAAAAGCATTGGCAGAACTATCATAAAACTTTCTACATTACCTGGTCTACACTTAGTTCTGTGTAGCCTAGGTTCTTTACTACTTTCAGTAGCAGGGCTGTCCATGTGAAACAGAAAATATTTAACATTGTTCTTCTGGGAAACATATTGGGGTAGGGATGCAACTGGGTAGTGGTACTTTGTTTTTCTCATTCATCTTCAGTTTGCTTCCGTCACAATATGGCGCTGAAGTACTATATAACATAACTCCTTCAGACCCATTATCTGAGGGACAAACTCTAGTCTCTCCAGGCTTGATATTCGAATTGGGCTTCTTCAGTCCTAATAGTTCTGCTAAGAAGTATGTGGGGTTGTGGCACAAAAGTATATTTCCCCGTAAATATGTATGGGTGGCTAACAGATATAATCCTCTTGCAGCTACAAACACCTTGGCTACATTGAAAATTGGCAGCAATGGGAATCTGGAGCTTGTAGATGGGAAGCAGAGTTCTGTTTGGTCAACCAATATATCTAACGGTTCATCTGCAGTTCTCTTAGATAATGGAAACTTTGTTGTTAAAGATGTTATGGGAGCTGATTTGTGGGAGAGTTTTAATAATCCTGGTGACACACATCTGGCAGGCATGTTGGTGGGATATGATAATCATTCTGGAAAAAGGAATTTCTTGACCTCTTGGAAAAGTGAAAATGATCCATCACCGGGGATATTCTTGGTCGGACTGTCAGCAGAGTTGCCGGCACAATCGTTCATTTGGATTAATGGATCTACTCCCCACTGGAGAAGTGGGCCATGGGATAAATCAAAGTTTATTGGTTTACCCTCAATGGATTCTCAGTATCTAAATCCATTTACTATTGTTGATAATGAGACACAGGGAACAAGGTATTTATCTTACGGTATTGAGAAAATTCTTGGTGAGAAAATTCTTGCATATGGGGACATATCTTCAAAAGGTATAGCGAGATTCTATTTTTCAGTAAGTGGCAAGAACTGGTATCTTAACTGGGAGACATGGAAAACCCCATGTGACAATTATGGTGCCTGTGGACCTTTTGGGGTTTGCAAAGCTTCTAAATCTCCAATCTGCAATTGTTTGAAAGGGTTTATACCCAAGTCAAATGAGGAATGGAGCAAAAGAAACTGGACCGGAGGTTGTGTGAGACGAACAAATTTGTCTTGTCAGACACACAGAAATGAATCAGTCTCATCAAAAGGAAAAGATGGGTTTTTGAAATTGGAAAGATTGAAAGTACCCGATTTTCATCAATATCTGAGTTCTTTGGCTCCAGACAAGTTCGAGGACTGCAAGATAAAGTGCCTGAGTAATTGTTCTTGCCTGGCTTATGCATATATTGATAACATAGGGTGTTTGGTGTGGTCCAAAGACCTTATTGATATGCAGCAGTTTCCAGCTTTTGGAGAAGATCTTTACGTCCGTCTAGCACACTCAGAACTAGGTAAATGATAATAGCTCTTGCACAACTCGTATACCACTAATTTTGGTTTGTATTGCaagttgattttgttttttcttttcaggtGAAGGAAAACCGATAAAGTTAATTGCCAGCCTTACAGCTATTGGATTTATGAGTATCTTGGTTGCTATAGTCTTCAGTTTGCAAAGGTGTCGTGCTAACCAAAAGCGTAAGAGAATTAGAATAGGGGGTCAATTAATTTAGCACATTATAAGAATTTATTATTTATTGTCTGTTAACCAAACGTTGCTTATTTAGTTCCAACTCTGTGTTTGATAGTTTTATTGCAAAATCAGGACACGTCATATTAACATCCCGGCGCTTGGAATCAACTAGTATGACTAAGATTCATAGGGACAGTCTTCGAGAATATATAGGGAATCATGATCCCTCAGAGGTAAAGATATATGATTTTGATAGCATACTAATCGCCACAGACAGCTTCAACATCACAAACAAACTTGGGCAAGGAGGCTTTGGCCCAGTTTATAAGGTATTTTCTTtgctaataaaaatatatatagcaCTTTAGAAGATATAGACATGCTTGCAATGACTAATTTGTGGACATCGTGTAGGGGATGCTACCAGAAGGGAAGGAAATAGCAGTAAAAAGACTATCTAGTAGCTCAGGACAAGGTGTCGAAGAGTTCAAGAATGAGATGTTGTTGATCTCTAATCTTCAACACAAAAACCTTGTTAGGATGATGGGTTGCTGTGTTAAAGAGGATGAGAAGTTACTGATTTACGAGTTCATGCCAAACAAAAGCTTGGATACTTTTCTATGTGGTTAGTTTCACTAGTGTTTTATTTTAGCTGCAGTACGTTACTCATCTTTACCTATATTCCTTTTAATATAAATATGCTTGAAAAATTCTAGCATTGAGATACGATGAATTCACATGATCTAAATTTACCAAGTCACAAATTATCATAGAGTTTAACTGAGGAAGAAATTTAGCCGTGCAAGTTTAATGCTCACCACTGTCAAATATTCTGTGTGTATGTTCAGTTCAGATATGTGTTATGTACTCAGTACTTTTTTTACAAATGTCTCTATTTGTTAACACTTAGAGGCTAGAAGCCTAGTGATCGTCAATGTTTCTTTGTTACGTGCATGAAAAATATGAATAGCATTACTACTCTAACTGGGTCCATTGAATATTTGATTAGATCTGACTAAGAGAGCTGTGCTTGATTGGGCTACACGCATTAATATTATTCAGGGTGTTGCTAGAGGGCTTCTTTATCTCCATCATGATTCCTATGTGAAGGTGATACATAGAGATTTAAAAGTCAGTAACATTCTcttggatgagaaaatgaatccaaaaatttcagattttggattGGCACGTATAGTTGAAGAAACACAGTGTCTAGAAAATACTCAAAAGGTTGTTGGAACACGGTGAGAATCAGTTCTTTAAGCCAGAAACCAAAAGAAGCAATTTTGTCAGATACGTACTAATGTGTTTGCTGTGCAGTGGCTATATGTCTCCTGAGTATGCCATGGGTGGGGTATTTTCCGAAAAATCTGATGTCTACAGCTTTGGGGTCCTGGTATTGGAGATTATTAGCGGCAAGAAGAATACCAGCTTCTATTTATATGAACAACAGCTAGGCCTCCTTGCATATGTAAGTTTATACTCTAAAACCTAATGTAATTGTTGTCTACAGCTTTGGGGTCTTGACAAGTGTTAACAATAATTAATTGGATTATTTTCAGGCATGGAAGTTGTGGAATGAAGGCAGGGCATTGGAGTTAGTAGATGAAGTATTGAGTGATTCATATTCCTCATCAGAAGTAATAACATGCGTGCATGTTGGGCTTCTTTGTGTACAGGACAATGTTGTGGATAGACCAACCATGGCAGATGTAGCTTCAATTCTAAGCAGCGAGAAAGATGGTCCACATCCGAAGAGGCCTGTATTCACTATCCAAAATTCAGCTTATCATCTTAGACCATCCTATGAATATACTAATTCCTCCACAAATGAAGCTAGCATTACGACGATCGAAGGACGTTAGGCGACATCAAATTGTTGCATCAAAATGCAATGTCTTCTGGTCATTCTCATGCCTTCTAGTACACATTGTAGGTCCTTTGGTGTAGAAAACTATCCCTTGCTCTTGGGGTTTGTAGTGTATGAAGGTTTTACCCATAATTGATAGACCCTCATTCGTGCTTCCACACTTGTGTATACGTCATGAACGTAAACACTTCCAAGTCTTATTTGCATGAAGTTGAATCCTATCAATGAATAAAAGGATGTTCAGTTTTGTTGCCTTTCGTTGAAATGTTGTTTCATGGATGCTCTAAAATTTAAACAGTTCAAAAATCACCCCATTCACTGTAACCTTTTTGATAATGTGGTGCGAGGTTTTGATGCCAGTCGCCTAATCATTTACTCAGTACACCCAACACCTAAAGCCCATAATGAAAACTTCAAATTATGAACCTTTTGAGAATTTTGTCAAATTAAGAAGTAGAAGAGCCATCGATGGCGGTGTTTTGGCTCGCCAGTCAAAGCTCTGCCGTCTGATTCTGATTTCAATTGCAGCTCTCGGATTGGCAGTTCAGCTTTCTTCTCTGAACTTCTGAGTCCCTGCTCTCTGAATCCTCTCAGGTATTTTCAATTCACGTTCACTTGATGTAAATTTAGCATTGTGATATTGATTTATTAAGTAATTTCAAGTAGCATAGCTGCGCAATACACTGAGCTTTAATCCATGCGAGTAaagcctttttctttttctctgagcattcttttattttctgaatttttttccttttaattctGTTGTGagcaagttcttttttttttttttatcaagaaagAACTTCATTCATAATGAACTTCATACAATGATTTTGGGGCAACAACCTGCCAGAAACAACCCAACGGAAGCTCTTAAGCGAGATTGACCACACTAGACTCCACGTTGGAAATCTATACTGACTAACTCATGGAGCCATAaaggccccgactccaaacaaAGTAAAGGAAACTAACTTTTAATGCCTCTTTTGCCAAACGGTGAGCAATCTTGTTGTCTTCCCGTCTCACAAAATGACTACTACAAATAGATAAAGATTGAACTAAACTTTTAACTTCGTCAATAATATGGTCCTCTAAACAGAGATCCTCCGAGCTATCTTGCGAGGCATTTATAATGGAGAGAGCATCACCTTCAATTTCAATATTTGAGAAACCAACATGGGCTGCAAACCTTAAACCATGCAATAATGCCAAAGCTTCCACCGACCTAGGTGGCAGATTACCCACCTGTGGGACTGCCACTGCTCCCTGCAAGCTTCCATTGTAATCTCTAAACACTATACCCAGTCCACATAATCCCTTCTTCAAATCACAAGCCCCATCGAAATTTAGTTTGATGTTTCCTTGCTGTGGGGGTTGCCAACTGACTCGTGTCCGGACAGCTGGGGCTTTATCTTCATAAGTCAAACTATTCAACTTCAGAAACTCATTCTGCCACTCCGACGCCAAACTCGCTACTTCACCAGGCTCCCATGTCTTCTCACCATGCCTACTCAAGTTCCTATTTCTCCATATCCACCACGCCGtgaaacagaaattttcaaactcaaaaccagTTGAAGTAGAGCCCACATGCTGCACCAAGTCAAAAAAAGTAGGCTCCTGCCACACTTTACACACACCCTGTAAGAAAGTCTTCTTCCAAGTCTTCTTGGCTTTTAGACAGTCCCACAAAACATGTATCACCGATTCGTATTGTGCCCTGCAGTGCCAGCAACAGGGGTTATCGACAATCTTCCTCTGCTTTAAACTTGTTGCACATGGTAAGAAGCCACGTATAGCTCTCCACATGAACACCTTGATTTTTTGGGGTGCGTTTAGATCCCCCATAGCAAGTTCTTgttcacttttttttattttattttattttatttattttttttttttttaagactgtGCTTGTTTGGAGAGACAGTCATAAGTGATTAAAGTGTGTTGCTCACGGTATATGAAATATTCGACCAGAGCTGCTCCTGTATAAGGAGCAAGATACTGTAATGTAGCCGGGAAATCCGCCGCTTCAGCTACCACAATAGTGTATTCCATTGCCTCCTTTTCCTGTAAAGCAGTCACCACCTAGCCATAGAAGATGCTTTTTTACCAATCGCTACATAAACACATAATTGTTTAAAATTTTCTACTCATGACTTTGAACAAATTGAGTCAATTGACAGAACTTTCTCCCTTAGAAAATGCAATTTTGTGCTTATGTGAGATCGAAGTTTTCTTTAGTTGACAATCACAATTGTTTTTAAGTGAATTAAGAGACTAAGTGTGAAGCAAGTTGTTTTTAAGTGAATTAAGAGACTAAGTgtgaagcatatatatatatatatatatatatatacagatcctatccagagcggagctccgctttgaaaattaacgtgtgaagttcgagttttcggtcacttttcggtcgcatatccacatctcgaccgttcagtttttagatactagtgtatagatcatctctgcaaattttcagccaaattgatgatcattaagacatctaactcgtttaaaccaatggacggactgaatctaactcgtttaaaccaatggacatctaactcgaacttcacaagttaattagagagagagatgacacaacatgtatagtggttcaccttgcctaAGAGGCAAGGCTACGTTCATTTAGAGATTTCATTATGAGTGAGGCTAAGTAGTCTTTGTAGTAATACAAGTGTGGGAATCATGGATCTCATCCTCTTCTAAGAGGGGGATGACTCCCTTTTATAGCTAAAGAAATCCTCTCCCATGtacatgttttcgatgtgggacacaatGCATATcatgcttctcttgaagccttttggagagcatgggagggtggcctcctggcGAGATATagttcaacctccaccatgacgaggtagctcgggtgtcgatCTAcagatgcatgccataggcagGGCTAGTCATGTCACGGAGACCACCTACAAGTCAACCTTTTGTAGAGATTGGTGATTTGAAATTGGTAGTTTATTGGTTAGGAGTTATTTCGTAGTTTATTGACTATAAGTTATCTGTGTAGGAAGAATTAGCTTGTAGGACTttagtatttatttttctcttcattttcaATTGTACACAGTTTTGGCCAACTGATTAATAAATTAGTTATTCTTCAAAAAACTGGGAGGCTCAACCCCACACTTTTATATTCTATTTATTTCATTTGGTCacatcggggggggggggggggggggacactGGAACTTACTTGAAACCCTAGCGCTCACATTTGCATTACAAATTAAATATCCTTATAAAAGACATCTTGTAAGAAAACAGGAGCCTCAACTAAAGATCGCAAACATGACCTAATTAAGATAGCAAAGTGGATCAATTAGCCACACTATTTGTTTCTCTAAAAATATATCGAATTACAATAACATCAAAAGCTTGTAGATAAATCTTCAATCATCTATAATTCGACTCACCTCTGAGTTGTCTTCACCACTCCGGTTTAAGGCATTCACCAAAATGGAGGAATCACTTTCTATTTCAACCTCTTTCCACCCTTGATGGATGGCCACCAGTAACCCTGCCATGTAAGCCTCAGCTTCAGAATGAAGAGTAGAGCCTACATGAGGCAGATAACGTGACCATCAATGGCGTAGCTACAGTAGggcgagaagggtcaattgaccatTCTCAATTTTTGATACTAAGCCATGATTGATTAATACATGTGGTactgacatatatatatatatatatatattatactaTAATCTCATATTTGACCATTTTGACAGGATAGAGAAAAAGTTTGTTTTAAATATTATAATTATCAATTTGGACAGAACTCTTAGACTACTAGTCTCCCACGATCTCTTAATTTtttaagggttaaatactgtttactctctgaacttttacccaaaaaacacttcagtccctgtcattataatttcacatgtttactccttgtactctcaattttggaccaataggttcATTCCGTTACTTTCTGTCTAAAAATTTCGTTAAATCGCTGACGTGGCAATATTTCTGCATTGAAATGTCTGTTATACCCtcactcatttttttttattatttttttattttttattatttggtTTTCTCTTCTTCATTAGATCGAACTTGTTCCAAGTTTTTCCCATCATGCATCAGATTTCCTTTCACCTTCTTCGAATGGTGACCTCTTCTTTCCTCTCAAGCTTCAAATACTCAGATAATCTCACAATCCAGACCAAGACCAAGAAGATCGATCGCGTCGAGACCAGCCTCAAGGAGTGTAGCCGCGACCTCTTGCTCTTCCAGTTCAAGTCCGGCACCGTCGTCCTGCTTGTCTCTTTCCCTGTTGCTGAATTTCGGCCGCCATCTTGTTCTGTAACGGTATTGGGTATGGGTATGGGTATAGATGTGAGTttacttttgattttttttgtttgttaataATGAAGAGGTTGAAAAGGGACTGGCATTGAATTTTGATCTGCCAAAGTTCTTGAATTTGTAGGTTTCCGTTCAtgggttttgctttgatttTGATTATCATGATTAGATCAATGGAGAATCTGGGTTTGGAGATGAACTAAGCATCTGAGTTTGCAGAATCTAGGATTTTAAGCTTAATTGACAAATAATGGGATTTTCCATATCTGGGTTTGCAGAATTTGGGATTTTTTACACTTGTTGATGTTCTTGTGCTTTGTTTTGGAAACAAAGGTGTGGGATTTGTATGCGTTGGCTTGTTGTGCGTAGTGTTATATATGGTCTCTGTTTTTTTGGACATTTTGATATTGTAAATACAATCTTCAAGCTTTCTAGTTCATTACAAAGGCTACTGTGGTTTAGTGCATCCTATTGTAAATTTCTTCCATGTTTCTTGTAATTTCAAGGCCACCTTCACCAGTTGTCTTATCTCCTCTGTTTGGACTTGTCCAATTTCTAATTTCTTATCATCTTTTTAGGCAACTCTGCATGGATAAAATGGTTTATGCATCCTAGTTGCTTATACACCAACAATGATCGCACGGTGAAACAAGCAATTACTCGCGAATAAAAGAATGATGCCAAAAGAAGAATGAAGGAGAAATTCTAAAGAAAAGACAATTacgaagaagaaagaagaatcgAAAGAAGGATGATGAATCAGAAGAAGATCGAAGAATAGAATTGGACGCTGGATGGAggagagctggaagaagaagaagaagagaaaactaaataataaaaaaaaaaaataaataaaaatgagtGAGGGTATAACAGACATTTCAATGCAGAAATATTGCCACGTCAGCGATTTAACGGAATTTTTAGACAGAAAGTAACgaaatggacctattggtccaaaattcagagtacaaggagtaaacgtgtgaaattagaaagacatggactgaagtgttttttgggtaaaagtttagagagtaaacagtatttaacccattTTTTAATGTATTTTTCTAGTCAATGATTGATTGTTTTCTCCCATTTATGTCTATGTATATTTAGGCTTATACAGTTTGTTTTTGAGTCGTATCAACTATTGAATCTCCTTttattataataaaaaaaaaaaactattgaatCTCCAAACACAATCATTGTCGGAACACTTACGTTCGCCAGTATCCAACTAATGAAGTATTCTGACCCTCCTGGTTAAGATTTTTGGCTACTCCACTGGTGACCATGCACTCTTCAAACCTCCAGCCTCATCATGAACCACAACACTCCTCCATCATCAGAACCCTTCTAGAAGCGCCATCAACATTTATCTTACCTCGGGAAGGAAACAACCACTTTGAAGCTTCTCTTCTATTGCCCTTATATGACTTAGGCAAATGATGATAACGCTGATACTTCATCAACAAGTTAGCTCCAAGCAGCTGCATGCCTGCATGGACAGGGACAATAGTACCACCTTGCCATACAATATTATTTTGCTCCAACCACAGTGTCCATGAACACGTATTTAGTTAATTTTTCAACGTAAagttgtctttttttttcttttctttttttctacttatttaaaagaggatcaaagggtttcactcctgcccccatggtgactcgaacccatgacttcgtacataggtagtgggtgctctaaccactgagctaacaccacttgaATTTGTAAGTGAGCACTTGAATTCAGCTGTTATATATGTAAATGTGTTGACCTGTTTTAGCAACTAGTATATGTAGTTTTCTATATATTGGCATTCAATTAGTTATTTCTTCAAAACATGCTATTGTGGTAAGACTTTTTGGAAGCAATGCTGCAAAATCCACTTGTGAGGTTTGATAATTACAATCAATTGTAGGCTTAAGCTTATATTTTGGGTTGGGTAGGCGGGTAGCTCAAGCTTGCtcaatttcatttctttttcttttctttactacTTCCACATTAACCTTTGTCtatcaaaaatctcaaatcaattaggggggggggggggtgaaatttgcataCCCCTCTTTACATTCTACATACCCTTcctaatttttaaatattttatgatCTCCTCTTATATTCATTTCCCATATTACCCTTCTTCTCCAACATTTTtcatcagtctctctctctcctctttatCATCCTAAAGATACCACAACACAATGCCGGTTCAACagatcaaaaaacaaaacacagaTCAGAAACCCTTTTGCTACATGAAGAACACTTATATGCATAGCCTCGAAAAGCTCGAAAAGCTCACTTTTCTCCCTTGAAGTTCAACTTGCAGATTTGCTATTTTCCTTTGCACACTGGTAAGTTCCCTCAGAACCCTTATCAAGTCATCACCTTTCTCACCAGTACTACTTGA
This region includes:
- the LOC133719796 gene encoding G-type lectin S-receptor-like serine/threonine-protein kinase At1g61370 isoform X1 yields the protein MQLGSGTLFFSFIFSLLPSQYGAEVLYNITPSDPLSEGQTLVSPGLIFELGFFSPNSSAKKYVGLWHKSIFPRKYVWVANRYNPLAATNTLATLKIGSNGNLELVDGKQSSVWSTNISNGSSAVLLDNGNFVVKDVMGADLWESFNNPGDTHLAGMLVGYDNHSGKRNFLTSWKSENDPSPGIFLVGLSAELPAQSFIWINGSTPHWRSGPWDKSKFIGLPSMDSQYLNPFTIVDNETQGTRYLSYGIEKILGEKILAYGDISSKGIARFYFSVSGKNWYLNWETWKTPCDNYGACGPFGVCKASKSPICNCLKGFIPKSNEEWSKRNWTGGCVRRTNLSCQTHRNESVSSKGKDGFLKLERLKVPDFHQYLSSLAPDKFEDCKIKCLSNCSCLAYAYIDNIGCLVWSKDLIDMQQFPAFGEDLYVRLAHSELGEGKPIKLIASLTAIGFMSILVAIVFSLQRCRANQKRHVILTSRRLESTSMTKIHRDSLREYIGNHDPSEVKIYDFDSILIATDSFNITNKLGQGGFGPVYKGMLPEGKEIAVKRLSSSSGQGVEEFKNEMLLISNLQHKNLVRMMGCCVKEDEKLLIYEFMPNKSLDTFLCDLTKRAVLDWATRINIIQGVARGLLYLHHDSYVKVIHRDLKVSNILLDEKMNPKISDFGLARIVEETQCLENTQKVVGTRGYMSPEYAMGGVFSEKSDVYSFGVLVLEIISGKKNTSFYLYEQQLGLLAYAWKLWNEGRALELVDEVLSDSYSSSEVITCVHVGLLCVQDNVVDRPTMADVASILSSEKDGPHPKRPVFTIQNSAYHLRPSYEYTNSSTNEASITTIEGR
- the LOC133719796 gene encoding G-type lectin S-receptor-like serine/threonine-protein kinase At1g61370 isoform X2, whose protein sequence is MGADLWESFNNPGDTHLAGMLVGYDNHSGKRNFLTSWKSENDPSPGIFLVGLSAELPAQSFIWINGSTPHWRSGPWDKSKFIGLPSMDSQYLNPFTIVDNETQGTRYLSYGIEKILGEKILAYGDISSKGIARFYFSVSGKNWYLNWETWKTPCDNYGACGPFGVCKASKSPICNCLKGFIPKSNEEWSKRNWTGGCVRRTNLSCQTHRNESVSSKGKDGFLKLERLKVPDFHQYLSSLAPDKFEDCKIKCLSNCSCLAYAYIDNIGCLVWSKDLIDMQQFPAFGEDLYVRLAHSELGEGKPIKLIASLTAIGFMSILVAIVFSLQRCRANQKRHVILTSRRLESTSMTKIHRDSLREYIGNHDPSEVKIYDFDSILIATDSFNITNKLGQGGFGPVYKGMLPEGKEIAVKRLSSSSGQGVEEFKNEMLLISNLQHKNLVRMMGCCVKEDEKLLIYEFMPNKSLDTFLCDLTKRAVLDWATRINIIQGVARGLLYLHHDSYVKVIHRDLKVSNILLDEKMNPKISDFGLARIVEETQCLENTQKVVGTRGYMSPEYAMGGVFSEKSDVYSFGVLVLEIISGKKNTSFYLYEQQLGLLAYAWKLWNEGRALELVDEVLSDSYSSSEVITCVHVGLLCVQDNVVDRPTMADVASILSSEKDGPHPKRPVFTIQNSAYHLRPSYEYTNSSTNEASITTIEGR
- the LOC133723122 gene encoding uncharacterized protein LOC133723122, producing the protein MGDLNAPQKIKVFMWRAIRGFLPCATSLKQRKIVDNPCCWHCRAQYESVIHVLWDCLKAKKTWKKTFLQGVCKVWQEPTFFDLVQHVGSTSTGFEFENFCFTAWWIWRNRNLSRHGEKTWEPGEVASLASEWQNEFLKLNSLTYEDKAPAVRTRVSWQPPQQGNIKLNFDGACDLKKGLCGLGIVFRDYNGSLQGAVAVPQVGNLPPRSVEALALLHGLRFAAHVGFSNIEIEGDALSIINASQDSSEDLCLEDHIIDEVKSLVQSLSICSSHFVRREDNKIAHRLAKEALKVSFLYFVWSRGLYGSMS